A single Arachnia propionica DNA region contains:
- a CDS encoding carboxypeptidase-like regulatory domain-containing protein: protein MKTRQIITGLLPAFCLLGCSTTVPANPSSGPAQPSPISNTDPQPSGEKPGAELKGTVLDENGEPIEDCNIEIKGDTRELAIVTDTSGTFSVGIQRGSQQIIINCDKHQIYQKGEFPVQVPETDEFEQTFTVRRK, encoded by the coding sequence CTGCTGCCGGCGTTCTGCCTGCTCGGCTGCTCCACCACCGTCCCCGCGAACCCCTCCAGCGGACCCGCACAACCCAGCCCCATCAGCAACACAGATCCCCAGCCCAGCGGGGAAAAACCCGGCGCCGAGCTGAAGGGCACGGTCCTCGACGAGAACGGCGAGCCGATCGAGGACTGCAACATCGAGATCAAGGGGGACACGAGGGAACTGGCCATCGTCACGGACACCTCGGGGACGTTCTCCGTCGGAATCCAACGCGGCTCGCAGCAAATCATCATCAACTGCGACAAGCACCAGATCTACCAGAAGGGAGAGTTCCCGGTTCAGGTCCCTGAAACCGACGAGTTCGAGCAGACCTTCACGGTACGCAGGAAATAG